A region of Mesoplodon densirostris isolate mMesDen1 chromosome 11, mMesDen1 primary haplotype, whole genome shotgun sequence DNA encodes the following proteins:
- the DUSP6 gene encoding dual specificity protein phosphatase 6 isoform X2, which translates to MIDTLRPVPFASEMAISKTVAWLNEQLELGNERLLLMDCRPQELYESSHIESAINVAIPGIMLRRLQKGNLPVRALFTRGEDRDQFTRRCGTDTVVLYDESSSDWNENTGGESVLGLLLKKLKDEGCRAFYLEDEARGKNCGVLVHCLAGISRSVTVTVAYLMQKLNLSMNDAYDIVKMKKSNISPNFNFMGQLLDFERTLGLSSPCDNRVPAQQLYFTTPSNQNVYQVDSLQST; encoded by the exons ATGATAGATACGCTCAGACCCGTGCCCTTCGCTTCGGAAATGGCGATCAGCAAGACCGTGGCGTGGCTCAACGAGCAGCTGGAGCTGGGCAACGAGCGGCTGCTGCTGATGGACTGCCGGCCCCAGGAGCTGTACGAGTCGTCGCACATCGAGTCAGCCATCAACGTGGCCATCCCGGGGATCATGCTGCGGCGCCTGCAGAAGGGCAACCTGCCGGTACGCGCGCTCTTCACGCGCGGCGAGGACCGGGACCAATTCACCCGGCGCTGCGGCACCGATACCGTGGTGCTCTACGACGAGAGTAGCAGCGACTGGAACGAGAATACGGGCGGCGAGTCGGTGCTCGGGCTGCTGCTCAAGAAGCTCAAGGACGAGGGCTGCCGGGCGTTCTACCTGGAAG ATGAAGCCCGGGGCAAAAACTGTGGTGTCTTGGTGCATTGCTTGGCTGGCATCAGCCGCTCAGTCACTGTGACTGTGGCTTATCTCATGCAGAAGCTCAACCTGTCAATGAACGATGCTTATGACATTGTGAAGATGAAGAAATCCAACATCTCCCCCAACTTCAACTTCATGGGCCAGCTGCTGGACTTCGAGAGGACGCTGGGACTCAGCAGTCCCTGTGACAACCGGGTCCCAGCACAGCAGCTCTATTTCACCACGCCCTCCAACCAGAATGTCTACCAGGTGGACTCCCTGCAATCCACGTGA
- the DUSP6 gene encoding dual specificity protein phosphatase 6 isoform X1, protein MIDTLRPVPFASEMAISKTVAWLNEQLELGNERLLLMDCRPQELYESSHIESAINVAIPGIMLRRLQKGNLPVRALFTRGEDRDQFTRRCGTDTVVLYDESSSDWNENTGGESVLGLLLKKLKDEGCRAFYLEGGFSKFQAEFALHCETNLDGSCSSSSPPLPVLGLGGLRISSDSSSDIESDLDRDPSSATDSDGSPLSNSQPSFPVEILPFLYLGCAKDSTNLDVLEEFGIKYILNVTPNLPNLFENAGEFKYKQIPISDHWSQNLSQFFPEAISFIDEARGKNCGVLVHCLAGISRSVTVTVAYLMQKLNLSMNDAYDIVKMKKSNISPNFNFMGQLLDFERTLGLSSPCDNRVPAQQLYFTTPSNQNVYQVDSLQST, encoded by the exons ATGATAGATACGCTCAGACCCGTGCCCTTCGCTTCGGAAATGGCGATCAGCAAGACCGTGGCGTGGCTCAACGAGCAGCTGGAGCTGGGCAACGAGCGGCTGCTGCTGATGGACTGCCGGCCCCAGGAGCTGTACGAGTCGTCGCACATCGAGTCAGCCATCAACGTGGCCATCCCGGGGATCATGCTGCGGCGCCTGCAGAAGGGCAACCTGCCGGTACGCGCGCTCTTCACGCGCGGCGAGGACCGGGACCAATTCACCCGGCGCTGCGGCACCGATACCGTGGTGCTCTACGACGAGAGTAGCAGCGACTGGAACGAGAATACGGGCGGCGAGTCGGTGCTCGGGCTGCTGCTCAAGAAGCTCAAGGACGAGGGCTGCCGGGCGTTCTACCTGGAAG GTGGTTTCAGTAAGTTCCAAGCCGAGTTCGCTCTGCACTGCGAGACCAATCTAGACGGCTCGTGTAGCAGCAGCTCGCCACCGTTGCCAGTGCTGGGGCTCGGGGGCCTGCGGATCAGCTCCGACTCCTCCTCGGACATTGAGTCTGACCTTGACCGAGACCCCAGTAGTGCAACGGACTCGGATGGCAGCCCGCTGTCCAACAGCCAGCCTTCTTTCCCCGTGGAGATCTTGCCCTTCCTCTATTTGGGTTGTGCCAAGGACTCCACCAACCTGGACGTGTTGGAGGAGTTCGGCATCAAGTACATCTTGAACGTCACCCCCAATTTGCCGAATCTCTTTGAGAACGCGGGAGAGTTCAAATACAAGCAGATCCCCATCTCGGATCACTGGAGCCAAAACCTGTCCCAGTTTTTCCCTGAGGCCATTTCTTTCATAG ATGAAGCCCGGGGCAAAAACTGTGGTGTCTTGGTGCATTGCTTGGCTGGCATCAGCCGCTCAGTCACTGTGACTGTGGCTTATCTCATGCAGAAGCTCAACCTGTCAATGAACGATGCTTATGACATTGTGAAGATGAAGAAATCCAACATCTCCCCCAACTTCAACTTCATGGGCCAGCTGCTGGACTTCGAGAGGACGCTGGGACTCAGCAGTCCCTGTGACAACCGGGTCCCAGCACAGCAGCTCTATTTCACCACGCCCTCCAACCAGAATGTCTACCAGGTGGACTCCCTGCAATCCACGTGA